Proteins encoded within one genomic window of Candidatus Zymogenaceae bacterium:
- a CDS encoding FecR domain-containing protein, with product MRHPLQRSLIMIVRVVVLIGIIAVATTDCSLSGSDPSASVLYQDGIVEILPAGSDTWTPFVAGTPVSEGDELRTYAEGSVELELPDGSVLLIGPNSHVVIREMGMVEMTRKDTTRLELVFGRVRALVVSRPEEAGLFEVETENVTIGVRGTDFGVVHDKEAQRTDLICLDGTVAVESKEKGAKGMEPILVAANEGLSAITGVLPGSPQKLTKDVIDRFQREMTLNSERAKELLKKGGRYLEDSGEKVVDGVEGGVEKIGDGASDGADVLKSGGEKAIKGVKKIFK from the coding sequence ATGAGACATCCATTACAGCGCTCACTGATTATGATCGTTCGAGTTGTTGTTCTCATTGGGATCATCGCCGTTGCCACGACCGACTGCTCTTTGAGCGGGTCCGATCCCTCGGCCTCCGTGCTGTATCAGGATGGGATCGTTGAGATACTCCCCGCAGGCTCCGATACCTGGACGCCCTTTGTTGCGGGCACTCCCGTAAGCGAGGGCGACGAGCTTCGGACGTACGCCGAAGGTTCGGTGGAGCTTGAGCTTCCCGACGGGAGCGTGCTCCTGATCGGCCCCAACAGCCACGTGGTGATTCGTGAAATGGGGATGGTGGAGATGACCAGGAAGGACACCACCCGATTGGAGCTGGTGTTCGGTAGGGTGCGGGCGCTGGTGGTGTCCCGTCCGGAAGAGGCGGGTCTTTTCGAGGTGGAGACGGAAAACGTCACGATCGGCGTCCGGGGGACCGACTTCGGTGTGGTGCATGACAAAGAGGCCCAGCGAACCGATTTGATATGCCTCGACGGCACGGTGGCGGTGGAATCCAAAGAGAAAGGGGCGAAGGGGATGGAGCCCATTCTGGTCGCCGCGAACGAGGGATTATCCGCCATCACGGGCGTGCTCCCAGGATCACCTCAGAAGCTGACAAAGGATGTGATCGACCGCTTCCAGCGGGAGATGACCCTGAACAGCGAGCGGGCGAAGGAGCTGTTGAAAAAGGGAGGGAGATACCTGGAGGACAGCGGGGAGAAGGTGGTCGACGGAGTCGAGGGAGGGGTGGAGAAAATCGGGGATGGTGCGTCCGACGGGGCCGATGTCCTGAAATCCGGTGGTGAAAAGGCGATAAAGGGCGTAAAGAAAATATTCAAATAG
- a CDS encoding enoyl-CoA hydratase/isomerase family protein translates to MNYRYVISETRGPVGWLIFNRPELLNALCTKMAEEAISVLTSHLEDDTVKVIVITGEGKAFTAGADVLEVSGDPNPRKRIEILATIAHRAIAEIRQSPKPVIAAVNRQAAGYGAALALACDIRVATQRVKLRYAYSSIGLTGDGGINFSLPRMVGLSRALEAALLADDLTEDDLVRAGLVTRFFPEETFREETQKAAEQVARIPVSVSGAIKRMMYGSFGTDLLVHLATEHAHLAEAASRPEFMEMLSHLLSSFQAKTT, encoded by the coding sequence ATGAACTATCGATATGTGATCAGCGAAACCCGGGGGCCGGTCGGCTGGCTCATCTTCAATCGCCCCGAACTTCTCAACGCCCTGTGCACGAAAATGGCCGAAGAGGCCATCAGCGTGTTGACCTCACATCTCGAGGACGACACGGTCAAGGTGATCGTCATTACCGGCGAGGGGAAGGCCTTCACCGCCGGTGCCGATGTATTGGAGGTCTCGGGTGACCCAAACCCGAGAAAGCGCATCGAAATCCTCGCCACCATCGCCCACCGGGCCATCGCAGAGATTAGACAATCTCCCAAACCGGTCATCGCGGCCGTCAACCGCCAGGCCGCCGGATACGGCGCGGCCCTTGCCTTGGCGTGCGACATTCGCGTTGCCACACAACGGGTAAAGCTCAGATACGCATATTCCAGCATCGGCCTGACCGGCGACGGCGGGATAAACTTCAGCCTGCCGAGGATGGTCGGCCTTTCCCGTGCGCTGGAGGCGGCGCTGCTGGCCGATGATCTGACGGAAGACGATCTTGTTCGGGCGGGACTGGTGACCCGGTTCTTTCCCGAGGAGACGTTTCGCGAGGAGACCCAGAAGGCGGCCGAACAGGTGGCGAGGATTCCGGTGTCGGTCTCGGGCGCGATCAAGCGGATGATGTACGGCTCATTCGGAACGGATCTCCTCGTTCACCTGGCCACCGAACACGCCCACTTGGCGGAAGCCGCCTCCCGGCCGGAATTCATGGAAATGCTCTCACACCTTCTGTCGTCATTCCAGGCGAAAACCACATAG
- a CDS encoding RidA family protein encodes MEKKSIIPTELRIYYDRWHFSPAMECGGFLFISGCTGMRLDGSISDDIEEQVRQAFRTIEKSLDAAGLSFSDIIDMTTYHVELRSRLDAFMKVKDEFIGEPYPAWTAVGVTELAVQGALIEIRVIAKTKNG; translated from the coding sequence TTGGAGAAGAAATCGATTATTCCCACCGAATTGCGAATATATTACGATCGCTGGCATTTCTCCCCCGCAATGGAATGTGGAGGTTTTCTATTCATTTCCGGATGTACCGGTATGAGGTTGGATGGTTCTATTTCCGACGATATCGAGGAACAGGTCCGTCAGGCATTCAGGACCATCGAAAAATCTCTCGATGCGGCGGGCCTTTCGTTTTCGGACATTATTGACATGACAACATATCATGTCGAGTTGAGAAGCCGCCTTGACGCATTCATGAAAGTCAAAGACGAATTTATTGGAGAGCCGTATCCCGCCTGGACCGCCGTTGGAGTAACCGAGCTTGCCGTACAGGGCGCATTGATTGAAATTCGAGTGATAGCCAAAACGAAAAACGGTTGA
- a CDS encoding cysteine--tRNA ligase has product MTLTIYNTLTGKKESFEPLEPKRIRMYKCGITAYDFSHIGHARSEVVFDVVYRYLKYKQFDVTYVRNFTDIDDKIINRASESGISTKELSERFIEEYHRDMDALGLLRPDHEPKATESIHWMIDLITKLMEKGYAYQAGNDVMYSVKKFTEYGKLSGRNLDDMIAGARIDVDEKKENPLDFVLWKGVKPGEPSWDSPWGAGRPGWHIECSAMSSGILGETIDIHGGGKDLVFPHHENEIAQSEAASGKPFVRYWMHNGFVNIDQEKMSKSLGNFKTIRDILERYHPEVLRFFLISSHYRSPIDFSDKNLHDAQEALDRLYAMKERILSIFEGDTNGGDGIPEELTQAPAQFIEEFTESMDDDFNTARSLGRLFDLVHILNRLLDELPNPGAEAKEALKNAWELIQPALDVFGILDRAPAQYFDEVKGRKLSDMDIDAGEIEKLIQQRADARFQKDFATADRIRDELTERGIILEDGPDGTTWKAK; this is encoded by the coding sequence ATGACACTCACCATCTACAATACCCTGACCGGGAAGAAAGAATCATTCGAACCGCTTGAGCCGAAGAGGATCAGGATGTACAAATGCGGGATCACCGCCTACGACTTCTCACACATCGGCCATGCCCGATCGGAAGTGGTGTTCGACGTGGTGTACCGCTATCTGAAGTATAAACAGTTCGACGTCACCTACGTGCGCAATTTCACCGACATAGATGATAAAATCATCAATCGGGCAAGCGAATCGGGAATATCCACTAAAGAATTGTCCGAGCGATTCATCGAAGAATACCATCGGGATATGGACGCCCTGGGGCTTCTCAGACCCGACCACGAGCCGAAAGCCACCGAGTCCATTCACTGGATGATCGATCTCATCACGAAGCTTATGGAGAAGGGATATGCCTATCAGGCGGGAAACGACGTGATGTATTCGGTAAAAAAATTCACGGAATACGGGAAGCTCTCCGGGAGAAACCTGGACGACATGATTGCCGGCGCGCGAATCGACGTGGACGAGAAAAAGGAAAACCCGCTTGATTTCGTGCTCTGGAAAGGGGTCAAACCGGGCGAGCCGTCGTGGGACAGCCCCTGGGGTGCGGGAAGGCCGGGCTGGCACATCGAATGCTCCGCCATGAGCAGCGGCATCCTGGGCGAGACGATCGATATCCACGGCGGTGGAAAGGACCTGGTATTCCCTCACCATGAAAACGAGATCGCCCAGTCCGAGGCCGCCAGCGGAAAACCCTTCGTCCGCTACTGGATGCACAACGGCTTTGTGAACATAGACCAGGAAAAAATGAGCAAATCCCTGGGCAATTTCAAGACGATTCGGGATATCCTTGAGCGTTATCACCCGGAAGTGCTTCGTTTTTTCCTGATATCAAGCCACTACCGAAGCCCCATCGACTTCTCCGACAAGAACCTTCACGACGCCCAGGAGGCCCTGGATCGTCTGTACGCCATGAAGGAGCGGATACTATCGATCTTCGAAGGCGACACGAACGGCGGCGACGGCATCCCTGAGGAGTTGACCCAAGCGCCTGCGCAGTTCATCGAGGAGTTCACCGAATCGATGGACGACGACTTCAACACCGCACGGTCACTGGGTAGGCTTTTCGATCTCGTCCATATCCTCAATCGTCTGCTTGACGAACTGCCGAACCCGGGGGCGGAGGCAAAGGAGGCCCTGAAAAACGCCTGGGAGCTCATACAACCGGCCCTCGACGTCTTCGGAATCCTCGATAGAGCCCCGGCCCAATACTTCGATGAGGTGAAAGGCCGGAAGCTTTCGGACATGGATATCGATGCCGGCGAAATAGAAAAGCTCATCCAGCAGAGGGCCGATGCGAGGTTCCAAAAGGACTTCGCCACGGCGGACCGGATCAGGGATGAGCTTACCGAGCGTGGCATCATCCTGGAAGACGGCCCCGACGGGACGACCTGGAAGGCGAAATGA
- a CDS encoding carbon-nitrogen hydrolase family protein gives MPEKKKDIGTATSTRGKKLLVAAVQMESVNDSIHTNLSRAAHFVEDAASLGARLILLPEFFSTGYSYTPDIWYSAETIDGPTVRWLKQRSSDLSVWIGGCFLEADGRHFYNTFVLTDPDGNVAGTVRKQTPASFENHFFRGVRNDHVIETDLGIVGVGICYENQRSFTLKDLFSQKADIVLMPHSAPISSVGLFTPHGTVNRSIDDMKRLPAHYARALGVPVVYCNKRGIFSSRLPWTFGMRETSRFPGLSAIADSDGVVIEQMADGEGIIIGEVILDPSLKSKTPPKTGRIWIFRPYLLLFLIELTGCLGRIRYALSVRRKRLARRVSGLNKKG, from the coding sequence ATGCCCGAGAAGAAAAAAGACATCGGCACTGCAACGTCAACTCGCGGGAAAAAGCTGCTCGTGGCGGCGGTGCAGATGGAGTCCGTGAACGACTCGATTCACACAAACCTCTCCCGTGCCGCCCATTTCGTGGAGGACGCCGCCAGCCTGGGTGCACGGCTCATCCTCCTGCCGGAGTTTTTCTCCACCGGATACTCGTACACCCCGGACATCTGGTACTCCGCCGAGACCATCGACGGCCCCACCGTCAGATGGCTTAAGCAACGATCGAGTGATTTGTCGGTGTGGATCGGCGGCTGTTTCCTGGAGGCGGACGGCCGCCACTTCTACAACACATTCGTTCTGACCGACCCCGACGGGAACGTGGCGGGCACGGTCAGAAAACAAACGCCCGCGTCTTTCGAAAACCACTTCTTCCGGGGTGTGCGTAATGATCACGTGATCGAGACGGACCTGGGAATCGTTGGTGTGGGAATCTGCTATGAGAATCAACGCTCATTCACACTAAAGGACCTCTTTTCACAGAAGGCGGATATCGTCCTCATGCCCCACTCAGCGCCGATCAGCTCCGTGGGGCTTTTCACGCCTCATGGAACGGTGAATCGGAGCATCGATGATATGAAGCGTCTGCCCGCCCATTACGCCCGGGCTCTGGGAGTCCCGGTGGTTTACTGCAACAAGCGGGGAATCTTTTCCTCCCGGCTTCCCTGGACCTTCGGCATGCGGGAGACGTCGCGCTTTCCGGGCCTTTCCGCCATCGCCGATTCCGATGGCGTCGTTATTGAACAGATGGCCGACGGCGAGGGGATCATCATCGGCGAGGTGATCCTGGACCCGAGCCTGAAGTCGAAAACGCCGCCGAAGACGGGACGTATCTGGATTTTCCGTCCGTACCTCCTCTTGTTTCTGATTGAGCTGACCGGCTGTCTCGGTCGCATTCGGTACGCATTGAGCGTCCGCCGCAAGAGGCTCGCACGGCGTGTTTCAGGATTGAACAAAAAAGGATAA
- a CDS encoding DMT family transporter, whose product MKRPPITIPILLIGLISVSFAAIFIKLIGSSGPVHPIVIAAWRLIMTAVVIIPLGTVVLRGRLWTVMKKHGLILGIGGILLGLHFILWIASLNLTSVASSVVIVCMNPIWVGLASHFVLKERPGRHEVIGIVLAVAGAVIIGWGDFSVSHRALLGDLLALGGSFLMSGYMLLGRRVRVDVSLLEYITPIYTVAALAVAPFALVMDLPLGGYSGKVYLLLAALAIIPQLIGHTSFNWALRYVTATIVAVTILGEPVIATVLAYFILHESVTAVVVAGGIITLIGIGVVLAKSGNAHDE is encoded by the coding sequence ATGAAAAGACCGCCGATCACCATCCCGATTCTGCTCATCGGATTGATATCCGTATCGTTCGCAGCCATTTTTATCAAGTTGATCGGATCGTCGGGACCCGTACACCCGATTGTCATCGCCGCCTGGCGTCTTATCATGACTGCTGTGGTCATCATTCCGCTCGGGACGGTGGTGCTTCGCGGACGGCTGTGGACGGTCATGAAGAAACACGGCCTGATCCTGGGAATCGGCGGCATTTTGCTCGGACTTCATTTCATCTTGTGGATCGCCTCCCTCAACCTCACGTCGGTTGCAAGCTCCGTGGTGATCGTCTGCATGAACCCGATATGGGTGGGGCTTGCGTCTCACTTTGTGCTCAAGGAGCGCCCCGGAAGACATGAGGTGATCGGTATTGTTCTGGCGGTGGCGGGGGCGGTGATTATCGGGTGGGGGGATTTTTCGGTGTCGCACCGGGCGTTGCTCGGAGATCTCTTGGCCCTGGGCGGGTCGTTTCTCATGAGCGGGTACATGCTCTTGGGACGCCGGGTGCGGGTGGATGTGAGCCTGCTTGAGTACATCACGCCTATCTATACCGTAGCGGCCCTGGCGGTGGCACCCTTTGCGCTGGTCATGGACCTCCCCCTGGGGGGATATTCGGGAAAGGTATATCTCCTCCTTGCCGCCCTTGCGATCATCCCGCAGCTCATCGGCCATACCTCGTTCAACTGGGCCCTCAGGTACGTGACGGCCACGATCGTGGCGGTGACAATACTGGGAGAACCGGTGATCGCAACGGTCCTCGCGTATTTCATTCTCCATGAATCCGTCACCGCAGTGGTTGTCGCGGGCGGGATCATCACGCTCATCGGCATCGGGGTGGTCCTGGCGAAATCGGGGAATGCACACGACGAATGA
- the uvrC gene encoding excinuclease ABC subunit UvrC, which produces MKQEETIQEALAEKIGSLPNSPGVYMMKNASGKIIYVGKARELKKRVVSYFANVDKKDPKTKILVSHIADFDYILTDTENEALLTEGTLIKEYRPRYNVDLKDDKNYLCLRIDPAEPFPKYTFVRSMKRDGARYFGPFSAAKPVRDSLKWLSATFLLRQCSDHKFKNRSRPCLYHEIHLCSAPCCGLIDEESYRLQVEQSVLFLEGKNDTLIRDLTGEMERLSESMRYEEAAVVRDRISAVRKMVETQKVVALDFVDRDVIGVYREGLSLGLSILFIRGGRLMGSRYTLFKNILDENDLAVQSFVEQFYRGDRYIPEEILLPVEIPDHDMIQQWLSEHNPTTVKTPKRGVLRELVVMADKNAESNFSEWKRSRESKEVALSALAQRLGLPGPPGRMECFDISNVGGTLAVGSMAVFIDGEADTSEYRHFRIKGMDGADDYAMMKEVLSRRMKHLTADTRPDIIFIDGGRGHLNIAGSVMEELGFGDIPLAAVAKERDLKRGDRTPDKVFLPERKNPILVRGSASALFPALALRDEAHRFAVTYHRKLRKKRGIKSSLDDIPGIGEKRKKALINHFKRLGDIQEASLEELMKVPGISPAVAAAIMAHFSMEDAVL; this is translated from the coding sequence ATGAAACAGGAAGAAACCATACAAGAGGCGTTGGCTGAAAAAATCGGCTCCCTTCCCAACAGTCCGGGGGTGTATATGATGAAAAACGCCTCCGGGAAAATCATCTATGTGGGGAAGGCCAGGGAATTGAAGAAGCGGGTCGTTTCCTACTTCGCCAACGTCGACAAGAAGGATCCCAAGACGAAGATCCTCGTATCCCATATAGCCGATTTCGACTACATCCTCACCGATACCGAAAACGAGGCGCTCCTGACCGAGGGGACGCTCATCAAGGAATACCGTCCCCGATACAACGTCGATTTGAAGGACGACAAGAACTACCTCTGCCTTCGAATCGATCCCGCCGAACCGTTCCCGAAATACACCTTCGTCCGCTCCATGAAGCGGGACGGCGCCCGGTACTTCGGCCCCTTCTCCGCCGCCAAGCCGGTTCGGGACAGCCTGAAGTGGCTGTCGGCCACCTTCCTCCTCAGGCAGTGCAGCGATCACAAGTTCAAAAACCGCAGTCGCCCCTGTCTCTACCATGAAATCCATCTGTGCAGCGCCCCCTGCTGTGGCCTCATCGACGAGGAGTCGTACCGCCTCCAGGTGGAGCAGTCCGTCCTCTTCCTCGAGGGAAAGAACGACACGCTCATCCGGGATCTGACTGGTGAGATGGAGCGGCTCTCTGAATCGATGCGGTACGAGGAGGCGGCGGTGGTCCGGGACCGCATCAGTGCCGTCAGGAAGATGGTTGAAACCCAGAAGGTCGTGGCGTTGGACTTCGTCGATCGTGACGTCATCGGCGTCTATCGGGAGGGCCTGAGCCTCGGCCTCTCCATCCTGTTCATTCGCGGCGGTCGGCTGATGGGGAGCCGCTATACCCTCTTCAAAAACATCCTGGACGAAAACGACCTTGCGGTTCAGAGCTTTGTGGAGCAATTCTATCGCGGAGACCGCTACATACCGGAAGAAATCCTCCTGCCTGTGGAGATCCCGGATCACGACATGATCCAGCAGTGGCTTTCCGAGCACAACCCGACGACGGTCAAAACACCCAAGCGGGGAGTGCTGAGGGAGCTTGTGGTCATGGCCGACAAGAACGCCGAGAGCAACTTCTCCGAGTGGAAAAGAAGCAGAGAAAGCAAGGAGGTGGCGCTCTCGGCGCTGGCCCAGCGCCTGGGCCTTCCCGGGCCCCCCGGGAGGATGGAGTGCTTCGATATTTCAAATGTCGGTGGAACCCTGGCGGTCGGCTCCATGGCCGTGTTCATCGATGGGGAGGCGGACACCTCCGAGTATCGTCACTTCCGCATCAAGGGTATGGACGGTGCGGACGACTATGCGATGATGAAGGAGGTGTTGTCCCGCAGGATGAAACACCTTACCGCCGACACCCGCCCGGATATCATCTTCATCGACGGCGGCAGGGGGCACCTGAACATCGCCGGGTCCGTGATGGAGGAGCTGGGCTTTGGTGACATCCCGCTGGCGGCCGTGGCCAAGGAGCGTGATCTCAAACGGGGCGATCGAACCCCCGACAAGGTGTTTCTCCCCGAGCGAAAGAATCCGATTCTCGTTCGGGGAAGCGCGTCGGCGCTGTTTCCGGCCCTGGCGCTGAGGGACGAGGCCCACCGATTCGCCGTCACCTATCACCGAAAGCTCAGAAAAAAACGGGGGATCAAATCCTCCCTGGACGACATCCCCGGCATCGGTGAGAAGAGGAAAAAGGCCCTCATCAATCACTTCAAGCGCCTGGGCGACATCCAGGAGGCGTCACTGGAGGAGCTGATGAAGGTGCCGGGGATTTCACCTGCCGTGGCCGCCGCCATTATGGCCCATTTCAGCATGGAAGATGCGGTTTTGTGA
- the uvrB gene encoding excinuclease ABC subunit UvrB: MSTGATRNRRNRGDHVFDMVTEFMPKGDQPRAIDELTNGLIRGDKHQVLLGVTGSGKTFSIANVIKNVGRPSLIIAPNKTLAAQLYAEFKELFPHNAVEYFVSYYDYYQPEAYIPRTDTFIEKDTSINEEIDKLRHSATHSLLARDDVIIVASVSCIYGLGSPDTYAGMVIPIIAGEVLFRDDLLLRLVESQYDRNDIDFSRGTFRVRGDTVEIFPTYEDDRAIRVEYWGDVVETIKYIDPLRGTVLEELGEVYLYPGSHYVTPRERLLVAIENIKTELVDRIQFFRDSNKLVEAQRIEERTGFDLEMLREMGYCQGIENYSRLLTGRNPGDPPPVLLDYFPDDWLLIIDESHITVPQIGGMYRGDRSRKTTLVEYGFRLPSALDNRPLSFEEFEGMTNQVVYVSATPADFEMEKTGGVVVEQIIRPTGLKDPVIDIRPAMHQVDTLHDLIRERVDRGERVLVTTLTKRMAEELTTYYQELGIKTRYLHSEVETLERMEIIRDLRLGSFDVLVGINLLREGLDIPEVSLVAILDADKEGFLRSTRSLIQTSGRTARNVNGTVILFADKITDSMQAAIDETTRRRSIQEAYNTEHHITPESIQKGISNVLHSIYERDYVTVPAQIAEGKEGEEILFKSPAEVKRYIQKLKTRMRQAARDLDFETAAILRDKVLEIERRELGVYRQ, encoded by the coding sequence ATGTCCACCGGCGCCACACGAAACAGACGAAATCGGGGCGACCATGTTTTTGACATGGTCACGGAATTCATGCCCAAGGGGGACCAGCCCAGGGCCATCGACGAACTGACCAACGGACTCATCAGGGGAGACAAGCACCAGGTACTGCTGGGCGTGACCGGCTCGGGAAAAACCTTTTCCATAGCCAACGTCATTAAAAACGTCGGCCGTCCCTCACTGATCATCGCCCCAAATAAGACCCTGGCGGCCCAGCTCTACGCCGAATTCAAGGAACTCTTTCCCCACAACGCCGTGGAGTATTTTGTCAGCTATTACGACTACTACCAGCCCGAAGCGTACATCCCCCGTACCGACACGTTCATCGAAAAAGACACTTCCATCAACGAGGAGATCGACAAGCTTCGTCACTCCGCCACCCACTCGCTCTTGGCCCGGGACGATGTCATCATCGTGGCATCGGTATCGTGCATCTACGGCCTGGGATCTCCCGATACATACGCCGGCATGGTCATTCCGATCATCGCGGGCGAGGTGCTCTTCCGGGACGACCTGCTGCTCCGGCTGGTGGAGAGCCAATACGATCGAAACGACATCGATTTCTCCCGGGGAACGTTTCGCGTCCGGGGGGATACGGTGGAGATATTCCCCACCTACGAGGACGACCGGGCGATTCGCGTGGAATACTGGGGGGATGTGGTGGAGACGATCAAGTATATCGATCCGCTCAGGGGGACGGTTCTGGAGGAGCTTGGTGAAGTGTATCTCTATCCGGGCAGTCACTACGTAACGCCCCGAGAGCGGCTTTTGGTCGCCATAGAAAACATCAAGACCGAGCTTGTGGATCGCATTCAATTCTTTCGCGACTCCAACAAGCTGGTGGAGGCCCAGCGGATTGAAGAGCGAACCGGGTTCGACCTCGAGATGCTCCGGGAAATGGGATACTGCCAGGGCATCGAGAACTACTCGAGACTTCTCACCGGCAGAAATCCGGGGGACCCCCCGCCGGTCCTCTTGGATTATTTTCCCGACGACTGGCTCCTCATCATCGACGAATCTCACATCACCGTGCCGCAGATAGGCGGCATGTATCGGGGGGATCGCTCCCGCAAGACTACGCTGGTCGAATACGGATTTCGCCTTCCCTCCGCCCTGGACAACCGCCCACTCAGCTTCGAGGAATTTGAGGGGATGACCAACCAGGTCGTCTACGTCTCGGCGACGCCCGCGGACTTTGAGATGGAAAAGACCGGCGGCGTGGTCGTGGAGCAGATCATTCGACCCACGGGACTGAAGGATCCGGTTATCGACATCAGACCGGCGATGCACCAGGTGGACACCCTGCACGACCTGATCCGGGAGCGTGTGGATCGCGGGGAACGGGTGCTTGTGACCACCCTGACCAAGCGCATGGCCGAGGAGTTGACGACCTATTACCAAGAGCTGGGAATCAAGACGAGGTATCTCCACTCGGAGGTGGAGACTTTAGAAAGAATGGAAATCATCAGGGATTTACGCCTGGGAAGCTTTGACGTTCTGGTAGGCATCAACCTTTTGCGGGAGGGTCTGGACATACCGGAAGTATCACTGGTGGCGATCCTTGATGCGGACAAGGAGGGCTTCCTGCGCTCCACCCGGTCGTTGATCCAAACCAGCGGTCGCACGGCCCGAAACGTCAACGGCACGGTCATCCTCTTCGCCGACAAGATCACCGACTCCATGCAGGCGGCCATCGACGAGACGACCCGTCGCCGATCCATCCAGGAGGCATACAACACAGAACACCACATTACCCCGGAATCGATTCAGAAGGGTATCAGCAACGTCCTTCACTCCATATATGAAAGAGATTACGTGACCGTCCCAGCCCAAATCGCCGAAGGCAAGGAGGGAGAGGAGATCCTTTTCAAATCCCCTGCGGAGGTCAAGCGGTATATCCAAAAGCTCAAGACCAGGATGCGACAGGCCGCCCGCGACCTCGATTTCGAAACTGCGGCGATACTCAGGGACAAGGTCCTGGAAATCGAACGCCGGGAACTTGGAGTGTATCGACAGTAA